The window TCGGGTGTGAACTGTTCACTTTTAGGGATAGGCGAAAGGACAGGAAATACACCCTTGGAGGCAATGGTAATTGAATACGCACAGTTGAGGGGTACTCTGGATGGTATGGAGGTCTCTGTAATAACAGACATAGCAAGATATTTTGAGAAGGAACTGGATTATATTATACCTCCCATGACACCTTTTGTGGGCAAAAGCTTTAATGTAACACAGGCGGGGATTCATGCTGACGGTCTGTTAAAGAACGAGGAGATATATAACATATTCAATACCGGCAAACTCCTGAAAAGACCCGTTGGTGTTTCTGTAACTCAAACATCCGGCCTTGCAGGAATAACATTATGGATTAATAATAACCTAATGCTTGATAAAAATTCAAAGCTTGACAAAAAAGATCCCAGAGTTAAAAAAATTAAAGATTGGGTTGATGTCCAGTATCAGTCGGGTCGGGTTACACCTATAAGTGACGTGGAAATGATTGAAACTATAAGGGCAATAGCACCTGATATATTTATATTAACAATGTAGAAATAAAATAAGGAGAACGTTTTATATGAAAAAAGATAGTTTAATAAAGGGAATGATATTTTGCTTTCTTGCAGTTGTTGCATGGGGAGGAATGTTTCCAATTGCAGGTGTAATCATGAAAGTAATAAATCCGTTTCATTTTACAGCAATTAGATATTTGGTTGCAGGTATAATATTTCTGATTTTATTATTTATTTTAGAAGGAAAAAAATCTTTCGGCTTTGACGGTAAATTTTGGAAATTATACTTTTTTGGGTCTATGGGGTTTGCCGGATATAGTTTTTTAACATTTGGGGGGCAAAAATTACTTGGGACTTCAGGGGCTGTTGTAGCCTCTATCTTGATGGCCCTGATGCCTATAAATACAGTTATTGTAAATACTATTTTAGGAAAAGCGAAGCCCAAACCCTTTACGCTGGCTACAATTATTTTTGCCCTGGCAGGAGTAATAATGGTTATAACAAAGGGTAACATAAATAACCTCTTGGCGGTAAAAAACAACCTGCTTGGAGATATATTGATATTCCTAGGGACAATCTGCTGGGTTATTTACACAATTGGAGGGACAAGCTTCAGTTCCTGGTCACCCATAAGATATACATCCTTAAGCTGCGCTCTGGGAGTTATAACAGTATGCCTGTTAACCGCTGCTGGAACTGCTATGCACCTTATTAAAACACCATCATTGAACGATGTGTTTTCAAATAGCTGGCAACTGGGGTACATGGCTCTTATAGCAGGGGTAATGGCAGTATTCCTCTGGAACTATGGCAATAAAATAATTACACCCATTAATGGAATACTTTTTATGAACCTGGTTCCTGTAACAACCTTCGTAATTTCTATTTTCCTTGGTACCAGTTTCAAAGGTATTGAGTTATGCGGTGCGGTACTAACAATATCCTCACTTATAGCTAATAATGCATATACAAGATTTAGCATAAACAGTGAGAAAAAAGAAAAGGCCTTAAGTCAGAAGGCCTGATACATATTTTTCAACTATAATAGTCAGAATCTGTGAGCCTGTGCTTTAAAAATATGGCTCATGGCTCACAGATTTTTTATCCACTCATCTGAAGAAAGTACTTTGCTGAATCTTGCCGCTTGTGTAATCAAAATGGCTTTATGAAGATCTTCTGCAGAAATAGTACCTGCACTGTTTGATAATTGGAGTGTCCCGGTTGCATCTGACAGAAATTCAACGGAATAGCCCATATGCATAGCCTGCCTTGCAGTTGTATCACAGCACATCTGGGTCATAAAACCTGCTATGGCAACAGTATCGATTTTCAAATCCTTTAACACAGATTCCAAATTTGTATTTGTAAAGCTGCCGGGCAATTTTTTCTCAACAACCTGGGCATGCTTTTTACTTAAAAGCTCAGGATGAATGTCCCACTCATTACTCCCTTTTTTAAATGTCATTGCATTCTCGGCGGGGGAGGTATGCTGGATTAGAATAACAGGTATATTTTTTTCGTTGGCAGTATTGACTACCTTGAGAATGTTACTAAAGCTGTTTGAGGGATATGAGATAGGTAACTTTCCAGATATATATTCGTTTTGCACATCAATTACCAGTAATGCTCTTTTCATAAAAATATTCACTCCTTTATCTTTATCATAGTTATTTTATAGCAATGTAATTATATACCAAATAAGGCAAAATTGGTATATACTGCAAAAAGTATTATTTAAATTAGATTAGTTGGTATTATGTTGATAAAATTATCAGTTGGGAAACCTTTGTATTTTTTTTGAAAGTATTGAGTCTCAGGAGGGCTGCTTAATGCAAGATAATACAGCTTGGTTTGATCTTGATATTTATAATACGTTATCTACATTTGACACGGTATTCTCCAAGGATAAACTTCATCTTCTGTTCATAAGGAAAGGAGTAATGTATGTAAACATAGATGATAAAAAGCTTATACTTACAGCAATATCTATTTTTTGCTTCAATGGACGTGAAAATTTTGCAATACAGAATAAATGTAATGTAGAGGTAACGAGACTTTCGTTTTCACCAAATGTTATTAACAGCTCGTTTACAGTTGATAATATACACGATATTCCCAGCAATTTTTCAAAGACGGACAGGCTTGATTGCCTTTGTCTTCAGCCATTTATACATCGTACCGGACAATATATCGGGCAAATAGAGGTTGGACTGAAGCAAATTGATAAAATTGATTTTCTGTTAAAACAGATTATGGATATATCTGAAAATGTTTATTTTTTAAATAAGGACTTTATATATAGGTCTGCAATATTGGAACTTTTATTAATTATTAATCAACATTCGAGTAAAGTCTTATTATGTAATAATACTATGCCGAATACAGATAACTCAACGGGAATAGAGGATGTAATCAGCTATCTGCATTCCTTTTATTCTCATAATATAACGATTGCAACTATAACGCGCAACTTCAATACCAATAGAACAACACTTTCAAAGAAGTTCAAAGAGAAGCTTGGTGTTACTCCAATAGATTATTTGAACAGGGTAAGGATTACTAAAGCCGCACTGTTATTGCAGGAATCAAATATGCCTATAAATCAAATAATGATTAAGGTAGGATTTAATAACCGCAATTATTTCAACAAGGTTTTTAAAAAGCAGACGGGGTTAAGGCCGGGGGAATTCAGAAGAAATTACAGAAGCATTGTATGAAATGACTCAGTATTAATCACTGAAATCCTTAACGTCAATATTTAACGGTTAAGAGTAACACATCTTTTTTTACAGGCTCAAGTTCAATAGATGTATTTGTATTGCCGCTCCAATAAACCTTTTGGCGTCCATCAACTTTCATGAACAGAGAATCTTTACCTTCTAGAATATTACCTGAGAAAATTTTCTGATAAAACTCCTCAAGGCAAAGGTTTTCTGAAAACAGATACGTACTAAGAGGAATTTCCGTATATCTAAAATGCCATGGCTCATAGGTTGCTCCCGTAATGTTTGTCTTTTTACTGTCATACCTTAGTATAAAGCCGTATTTATAAGCGTTTGAGTTCAGCCATATTTGTTCTTTGGTTCCCTCAAAATCATTTCTGTGCTGTCCATTAATGCTGAATAAATCCACCGCAAGACCTGTCTCATGCTCGGAAAAACCGGGCATCGCCACCAGTAAACGAGTCTTTTCAAGGGCTTCTTTATAGGTTTTACTTTTTTTCCCAAAAACACTGAGATTGTAGTTGAATATTTCCTTTTGAGAGGCTTCTGACCTATAGGCACTGTTTAAAACAAATCCCTCAACACCTTCCTTTCTTGCGGAGTCAAGCATGGAATATAATGCTTTGGCAGTGGAGGGCTTCAGTTTCAACCCCTGATTTTCAAGGACTATTTTTTTGGAATCAATATTCACAAGGTCATCATTCACTGTGCTTTTTTCCAGAGGAGTGTACTTGTTAACCAGAACTTTTGTGGAAGACGATTCAACACCAACTTTACTGTAGTTTTTTAAATCAAAGTTCTTATTTATATCTGTTATATATAAATTATTACTAAGAACCATTATTTTTAAATAATTTGAGCCCATGGAGGTATATAAAACCGTCGGTGAAAGGTTTGGGTTGTTTTGTCCTGCATTGGAAGACTCTTTTGACCAATCAGTTTTTATTTCTGACAAAGTAATGGGAGTGCAAAAAAGCAAAACCAATACAAAAGCTATAAATATAAGCAACTTTTTCATTGTGGCCTCCTATTTTTTTAACAATTACTATTATATGCCAAAAAAACAGTTTTAAATTATATAAAAATGCCTTATTTTGAATTTATTAGTTAAATGAATAGTAAAGTTACATTTTGCAAATAATAGGCAATGAATTAACTACTATTACATTATTAACGGCTGCGAAAACGGCATATGGAGGCAGTGAAGATTATGAGTGTTCACGAAATATCTCAACATAACGTAGATTTCAAAAAGGGTTTTATTTTATTAGGAGGTTGGATTTCCGCGGTATTATCTCTTTTCATTTACCCGTTTGTTTTCGGTATGGTAGGAGTGATTTCAGGTATTCTTGCCGCTAAAGATGAGAAAAGCAGAGTAGGAGTCATGCTTGTTACAGCCTCAATTCTACTCATGGGGGCCGGACTGGCTTTTAGTAACAGACTTTTGGCTACAACTATGAGTTATTTTGGATTTTAAATTTAATTGATAATATACCTTTAATATATTTGGAGGAAAACATGGAAGACTTGGTGAACGGCAACCTGCTGGTAATAGGAGGGGCCGAAGATAAGTGGGGCCAGAGTAAGGTACTCAAGCATGCCATTGAAATGTGCGGGGGACCGGAATCAAAAATCATGGTTTTGACAACAGCTACGCAAAAACCCGAAGAAGTCGGTAAGGAATATAGGGCTGTTTTTTCAAGACTTGGAGTAAAATCCATAGATGTTTTAAATGTTGACAGCAGAACAGATGCAAACAGCGACTCTGTAGCCCAAAAAATATCCGGTGCTGCAGGGGTTTTTTTTACCGGAGGGGACCAGCTTAGAATTACAAGTATATTAGGCGGTACAAAAACTGCCAAGGTTCTTATGGATATGTATAAAAAGGGTATACCTATCATAGGAACAAGTGCAGGAGCTTCAGTAATGAGCAGTGTTATGATAGTTGACGGTAATGGGAATTCCGCTGCAAGAAAATGCACTCTTGGCATGTCTCCCGGACTTGGATTCATAGATCAGGTTATAATAGATCAGCACTTTGAGCAGAGGGGAAGACTGGGCAGACTTTTGATAGGAGTTGCACAAAACCCTTCCGTTCTGGGAATCGGAATAGATGAAGACACCTCGATAAAGGTATACTCAAATGCTTCTTTTGAGGTAATAGGCACAAACTGTGTTACCGTAATTGATGGGTACACTATTCAGGAGTCAAATGTTTCAGAGTTAAAATCAGAGGAAATAATTGCATTGTCAAATGTAACCATACACATATTACCCAGTGGATACGGATATGATATCAGTCAGAGAAAAATAATAAGGCCTAAAGAAAACAAACACAATTAAATGTTGTAATTCAACTTATCAGGAGGTTTTTCAAGGTGCAGATTCAAAGCATTTATTGCTTTAAAGGAAGGAATATATACAGTCATCAGCCGGTTATCCGTATGGTAGTGGATATAGGAAAGTATGAAGAGGGTCCTACCAAGGATATACCGGGATTCAATAAAAAACTTCTCGAATTTTTCCCTGAAATAGCAGAACACACCTGCGGAGTGGGGTATGCAGGAGGATTCGGTGAAAGGCTTATTGAAGGAACATACATGGGACATGTAGCTGAACATTTGATAATAGCAATTCAAAACAGGTTCGGTTACTTTGTAAAATATGGACAAACAAGACAAATAGGTAATACATCAAAATATTATATAGTCTATGAATACGGTAACGAAGCTTTTGCAGTTGAATGCGGAAGAAGGGCAATTGAAATAGTAGAAGCCTTTGCTGAGGGTAACACCGTTGATTTAGAACAAATCATGAAGGATTTGAAATATATATCCTCAGATACTGACATGGGCCCCAGTACCAAAGCCATTTATACGGCTGCAAAAAGAAGGGGAATACCTGTAAACAGAATCGGTGACGGAAGCATTCTCAGATTAGGCTACGGAAAGTACACAAGAGTAGTTCAGGCATCTCTTACTGATGGCTCAAGCTGTATAGCCGTAGATATTGCATCTGATAAACAAATGACAAAAAAACTTTTAACGGATAATAACATACCTGTTCCATACGGAGTTGTTGTAAGAACCGAGCAGGAAGCCTTTGAGGCTG of the Ruminiclostridium papyrosolvens DSM 2782 genome contains:
- a CDS encoding DMT family transporter; this translates as MKKDSLIKGMIFCFLAVVAWGGMFPIAGVIMKVINPFHFTAIRYLVAGIIFLILLFILEGKKSFGFDGKFWKLYFFGSMGFAGYSFLTFGGQKLLGTSGAVVASILMALMPINTVIVNTILGKAKPKPFTLATIIFALAGVIMVITKGNINNLLAVKNNLLGDILIFLGTICWVIYTIGGTSFSSWSPIRYTSLSCALGVITVCLLTAAGTAMHLIKTPSLNDVFSNSWQLGYMALIAGVMAVFLWNYGNKIITPINGILFMNLVPVTTFVISIFLGTSFKGIELCGAVLTISSLIANNAYTRFSINSEKKEKALSQKA
- a CDS encoding cysteine hydrolase family protein → MKRALLVIDVQNEYISGKLPISYPSNSFSNILKVVNTANEKNIPVILIQHTSPAENAMTFKKGSNEWDIHPELLSKKHAQVVEKKLPGSFTNTNLESVLKDLKIDTVAIAGFMTQMCCDTTARQAMHMGYSVEFLSDATGTLQLSNSAGTISAEDLHKAILITQAARFSKVLSSDEWIKNL
- a CDS encoding AraC family transcriptional regulator, with protein sequence MQDNTAWFDLDIYNTLSTFDTVFSKDKLHLLFIRKGVMYVNIDDKKLILTAISIFCFNGRENFAIQNKCNVEVTRLSFSPNVINSSFTVDNIHDIPSNFSKTDRLDCLCLQPFIHRTGQYIGQIEVGLKQIDKIDFLLKQIMDISENVYFLNKDFIYRSAILELLLIINQHSSKVLLCNNTMPNTDNSTGIEDVISYLHSFYSHNITIATITRNFNTNRTTLSKKFKEKLGVTPIDYLNRVRITKAALLLQESNMPINQIMIKVGFNNRNYFNKVFKKQTGLRPGEFRRNYRSIV
- a CDS encoding M15 family metallopeptidase, translating into MKKLLIFIAFVLVLLFCTPITLSEIKTDWSKESSNAGQNNPNLSPTVLYTSMGSNYLKIMVLSNNLYITDINKNFDLKNYSKVGVESSSTKVLVNKYTPLEKSTVNDDLVNIDSKKIVLENQGLKLKPSTAKALYSMLDSARKEGVEGFVLNSAYRSEASQKEIFNYNLSVFGKKSKTYKEALEKTRLLVAMPGFSEHETGLAVDLFSINGQHRNDFEGTKEQIWLNSNAYKYGFILRYDSKKTNITGATYEPWHFRYTEIPLSTYLFSENLCLEEFYQKIFSGNILEGKDSLFMKVDGRQKVYWSGNTNTSIELEPVKKDVLLLTVKY
- a CDS encoding cyanophycinase codes for the protein MEDLVNGNLLVIGGAEDKWGQSKVLKHAIEMCGGPESKIMVLTTATQKPEEVGKEYRAVFSRLGVKSIDVLNVDSRTDANSDSVAQKISGAAGVFFTGGDQLRITSILGGTKTAKVLMDMYKKGIPIIGTSAGASVMSSVMIVDGNGNSAARKCTLGMSPGLGFIDQVIIDQHFEQRGRLGRLLIGVAQNPSVLGIGIDEDTSIKVYSNASFEVIGTNCVTVIDGYTIQESNVSELKSEEIIALSNVTIHILPSGYGYDISQRKIIRPKENKHN